Proteins co-encoded in one Synechococcus elongatus PCC 6301 genomic window:
- the trmFO gene encoding FADH(2)-oxidizing methylenetetrahydrofolate--tRNA-(uracil(54)-C(5))-methyltransferase TrmFO, with amino-acid sequence MAAISQPVIVIGAGLAGTEAAWQIAEAGVPVILYEMRPQRQSPAHHSESFAELVCSNSFGAMASDRAAGLLHEELRRLGSLVFSKASEHQVPAGGALAVDRALFSEDLTRTVADHPLVEIRREELRSLPTEGIVVLCTGPLTSPDLAEDLQRFTGQDYCSFFDAASPIVTGESIDQAIAFRASRYDKGEAAYLNCPLNRDQYLAFREALVTAEQAELKDFEQESAKFFEGCLPIEELARRGEDTMRYGPLKPVGLFDARLGDWRDPENRSRRPYAIVQLRQEDRAGNLWNLVGFQTNLRWGEQKRIFQMIPGLSQAEFVRFGVMHRNTFVNAPQLLDASLQFRQRPTLLAAGQLIGTEGYSAAVAGGWLAGTNAARLALGRSPLVLPDTLVSGSLFRFISSAEPKYFQPMPPNFGILPNLEQPPRNKKDRYAAYRDRALQDLRDWQQTHAIGNLSPSTGLATTAIA; translated from the coding sequence ATGGCAGCCATATCGCAACCCGTCATCGTCATTGGAGCAGGGTTAGCGGGGACCGAAGCGGCTTGGCAGATTGCTGAAGCAGGTGTGCCGGTCATCCTCTACGAGATGCGGCCCCAGCGACAAAGTCCGGCGCACCACAGCGAATCTTTTGCAGAGCTGGTCTGCAGCAACTCTTTTGGAGCGATGGCCAGCGATCGCGCGGCAGGTTTGCTGCACGAAGAATTGCGGCGTCTGGGATCCTTAGTTTTCAGCAAAGCGAGCGAGCATCAAGTGCCGGCAGGCGGTGCGCTTGCAGTCGATCGCGCCTTATTTAGCGAAGATCTGACCCGCACTGTGGCGGATCATCCCTTGGTTGAGATTCGGCGGGAAGAATTGCGATCGCTGCCAACCGAGGGCATTGTTGTCCTCTGCACCGGCCCGCTCACCAGTCCCGATCTTGCAGAGGACCTGCAGCGGTTTACGGGACAGGACTATTGCAGCTTCTTTGATGCGGCCAGCCCAATCGTCACGGGCGAGTCGATTGATCAAGCGATCGCCTTCCGAGCCTCGCGCTACGACAAAGGCGAAGCCGCTTATCTCAACTGTCCCCTCAATCGCGATCAATATCTGGCTTTCCGCGAAGCTCTAGTCACGGCAGAGCAAGCCGAACTCAAGGATTTTGAACAGGAGTCAGCCAAATTCTTTGAAGGCTGCCTGCCGATCGAAGAATTGGCGCGGCGCGGTGAAGACACCATGCGCTACGGTCCGCTCAAACCCGTTGGCCTGTTTGATGCCCGTCTCGGCGATTGGCGCGATCCCGAAAATCGGAGTCGCCGTCCCTACGCGATTGTCCAGCTGCGGCAGGAAGATCGAGCCGGCAACCTTTGGAATTTAGTTGGGTTTCAGACCAATTTGCGCTGGGGCGAGCAAAAGCGCATCTTCCAGATGATTCCGGGGCTCAGCCAAGCAGAGTTTGTCCGGTTTGGGGTCATGCATCGCAATACCTTTGTCAATGCGCCGCAACTGCTCGATGCCAGTCTGCAATTCCGGCAGCGACCGACTCTCTTGGCTGCGGGGCAGTTGATTGGTACAGAAGGCTATAGCGCGGCGGTGGCGGGCGGCTGGTTGGCCGGAACCAACGCGGCGCGCTTAGCCCTTGGGCGATCGCCCCTAGTCTTACCCGACACGCTAGTCAGTGGCTCCCTGTTCCGCTTTATCAGTAGCGCTGAGCCTAAGTATTTCCAGCCGATGCCGCCTAACTTCGGTATCCTACCCAATCTGGAGCAGCCCCCTCGCAACAAGAAAGATCGTTACGCCGCGTACCGCGATCGCGCCCTTCAAGATTTACGGGACTGGCAGCAAACCCACGCGATCGGCAATTTGTCGCCAAGTACAGGTTTAGCTACAACGGCGATCGCGTAA
- the ftsH4 gene encoding ATP-dependent zinc metalloprotease FtsH produces MAIKENPTRPSRNRIISFVLFGVGLFFLLIGLIPGVGSPQVSRVPYSLFIDQVNDGLVARAYITQEQIRYQLKDVEGEAGDVLSTTPIFDLELPQRLEQKGVEFAAAPPQKGNFFTTLLGWIIPPLIFIGVLQFFAARQARNGPQGALSFTKSRAKVYVEGDDTRTTFSDVAGVEEAKAELQEIVDFLKTPERYLNIGARIPKGVLLVGPPGTGKTLLAKAVAGEARVPFFSISGSEFVELFVGAGAARVRDLFEQAKQKAPCIVFIDELDAIGKSRASGNFMGGNDEREQTLNQLLTEMDGFSADGATVIVLAATNRPETLDPALLRPGRFDRQVLVDRPDLAGRKAILDIYGRKVKLDPEVDLQAIAVRTSGFAGADLANLINEAALLAARNGRTEVAQADLNEAIERVVAGLEKKSRVLNDNEKRIVAYHEVGHAIVGALMPGGSKVAKISIVPRGMAALGYTLQLPTEDRFLLSAEELKGQIATLLGGRSAEEIIFGSITTGASNDLQRATDVAEQMVTTYGMSQVLGPLAFDKGGGNNFLGGEGMNPRRRVSDETAKAIDAEVKQLVDDGHDQALAILNRNRDLLEEIAQRILDVEVIEGDELQSLLQRAELPELQPA; encoded by the coding sequence ATGGCCATCAAGGAGAATCCCACGCGGCCGAGCCGCAACCGTATTATCAGCTTCGTCCTGTTTGGTGTGGGTCTGTTCTTTTTGCTGATTGGGTTAATTCCCGGCGTGGGCAGTCCCCAAGTCTCTCGGGTGCCCTACAGCCTATTCATCGATCAGGTGAATGATGGCTTGGTTGCCCGGGCTTACATCACGCAGGAACAAATTCGCTACCAACTCAAGGATGTTGAGGGCGAAGCGGGTGATGTCCTCAGCACAACGCCCATCTTTGACTTGGAACTCCCTCAGCGTCTGGAACAAAAGGGGGTTGAGTTTGCTGCTGCCCCACCTCAGAAAGGAAATTTCTTTACCACTCTGCTCGGTTGGATCATTCCGCCCTTGATTTTCATTGGGGTGCTGCAATTCTTTGCAGCTCGGCAAGCCCGCAATGGCCCGCAAGGCGCGCTGTCTTTCACGAAGAGTCGCGCTAAGGTCTACGTCGAAGGTGATGATACCCGTACCACCTTCAGTGATGTGGCGGGCGTCGAAGAGGCGAAGGCCGAACTGCAAGAGATTGTTGACTTCCTCAAAACCCCTGAACGCTACCTCAACATTGGCGCTCGTATTCCAAAAGGGGTATTGCTGGTCGGGCCTCCGGGTACCGGTAAAACCCTGCTGGCGAAAGCCGTAGCCGGTGAAGCCCGCGTGCCGTTCTTCTCAATTTCTGGTTCGGAATTCGTCGAACTCTTTGTTGGCGCTGGGGCAGCTCGCGTCCGTGACCTGTTTGAACAAGCCAAGCAGAAGGCACCTTGTATCGTCTTCATCGATGAGTTGGATGCGATCGGGAAATCTCGTGCCAGCGGCAATTTCATGGGTGGCAACGATGAGCGGGAGCAAACCCTCAACCAGTTGCTGACCGAAATGGATGGGTTCTCGGCAGATGGCGCCACTGTCATTGTCCTTGCAGCCACCAACCGGCCAGAAACACTGGATCCGGCATTACTACGTCCGGGTCGCTTCGATCGCCAAGTCCTAGTCGATCGCCCTGATCTGGCGGGACGGAAGGCAATTTTGGACATTTATGGCCGCAAGGTCAAGCTGGATCCGGAAGTCGATTTACAAGCGATCGCGGTACGAACCTCAGGCTTTGCCGGTGCGGACCTTGCCAACCTCATCAATGAAGCTGCTCTACTGGCAGCGCGTAACGGTCGCACAGAAGTCGCGCAAGCTGATCTGAATGAAGCGATCGAGCGGGTGGTCGCGGGTCTGGAGAAGAAGAGCCGCGTCCTCAACGACAACGAAAAACGGATTGTTGCCTACCACGAAGTCGGCCACGCGATCGTGGGTGCCCTGATGCCCGGTGGCAGCAAAGTGGCCAAGATTTCGATCGTGCCGCGCGGTATGGCAGCTCTGGGTTACACCCTGCAACTGCCGACGGAAGATCGCTTCTTGCTCAGTGCCGAGGAACTCAAAGGCCAGATTGCCACGCTGCTAGGTGGGCGATCGGCGGAAGAGATCATCTTTGGCAGCATCACCACCGGCGCTTCCAATGACCTGCAGCGAGCCACAGACGTGGCGGAGCAGATGGTCACCACCTACGGCATGAGCCAAGTCTTGGGCCCGTTGGCCTTTGATAAAGGCGGCGGCAATAACTTCCTTGGCGGTGAGGGTATGAATCCTCGCCGGCGGGTCAGTGATGAGACGGCGAAGGCGATCGACGCAGAGGTCAAGCAACTCGTGGATGATGGTCACGATCAAGCCCTGGCAATTCTGAATCGCAATCGCGATCTACTCGAGGAAATTGCTCAGCGCATCTTGGATGTGGAAGTGATTGAAGGCGACGAGCTGCAATCCCTCCTCCAACGCGCTGAACTGCCCGAGTTGCAGCCAGCCTAA
- the aspS gene encoding aspartate--tRNA ligase → MRTHYCGELRAEQVGTSVTLYGWVDRRRDHGGVIFVDLRDRTGTVQIVSDPERTPESYHQAEGLRNEYVVKITGRVSGRPAESLNPKLPTGEVEIYADRIEILNAVRRQLPFQVSSADEETVREDLRLRYRYLDLRRDRMNRNLQLRHQVVKAIRRFLEDEEQFIEIETPVLTKSTPEGARDYLVPSRVNPGEWFALPQSPQLFKQLLMVSGFDRYYQIARCFRDEDLRADRQPEFTQLDMEMSFLSQEEIIDLNERLIAHIFKTVKGIELPRPFPRLTYAEAMDRYGSDRPDTRFGLKLVDVSDVVADMGFKVFSGAVKSGGKVKILPIPDGNDRISNVRIKPGGDIFKEATEAGAAGLAYIRVRENGEIDTIGAIKDNLSDEQKAEILRRTQAQPGTLLLFGAGSTDIVNKSLDRVRQFLGKELGLIDPEALNLLWVVDFPMVEWNADEKRYEALHHPFTAPNPQDLEDLTTARAQAYDIVLNGLEIGGGSLRIYQRDIQERVFETIGLSHEEAQAKFGFLLEAFDFGTPPHGGIAYGLDRLVMLLTGEESIRDAIAFPKTQQARCLLTEAPADVSDRQLKELYVASTWQPPIKERD, encoded by the coding sequence ATGCGCACTCACTACTGCGGCGAACTTCGTGCCGAGCAAGTTGGCACCTCCGTCACGCTCTATGGCTGGGTCGATCGGCGTCGGGATCATGGTGGCGTGATCTTTGTCGATCTGCGCGATCGCACAGGCACGGTGCAAATCGTTAGTGATCCAGAACGGACGCCGGAGTCATACCACCAAGCCGAAGGCCTGCGCAACGAGTATGTGGTAAAAATCACCGGACGGGTCAGCGGTCGGCCGGCGGAATCCCTCAACCCGAAGCTGCCAACGGGCGAAGTAGAAATCTACGCTGATCGCATTGAAATTCTGAACGCAGTCCGCCGTCAGTTGCCCTTCCAAGTTTCCAGCGCCGATGAAGAGACGGTGCGGGAAGATTTGCGGCTGCGCTACCGCTACTTGGATCTGCGCCGCGATCGCATGAACCGCAATCTGCAGCTGCGTCACCAAGTCGTCAAGGCGATTCGCCGCTTCTTGGAAGATGAAGAACAATTTATCGAGATTGAAACACCCGTCCTGACCAAGTCGACGCCGGAAGGCGCACGGGATTACTTGGTGCCCTCGCGGGTCAATCCGGGCGAATGGTTTGCCCTGCCGCAATCACCGCAGCTGTTTAAGCAACTGCTGATGGTGTCGGGGTTCGATCGCTACTACCAAATTGCCCGCTGCTTCCGCGATGAAGATTTGCGCGCCGATCGTCAGCCGGAATTTACCCAGCTCGATATGGAAATGAGCTTCCTCTCCCAGGAAGAAATCATCGACCTGAACGAGCGGCTGATTGCTCACATCTTCAAAACAGTGAAGGGTATTGAGCTGCCGCGACCCTTCCCGCGCTTGACCTACGCTGAGGCGATGGATCGCTACGGCAGCGATCGCCCCGACACGCGCTTTGGCCTAAAGCTGGTGGATGTTTCCGATGTCGTTGCGGACATGGGCTTCAAGGTCTTCAGTGGCGCAGTCAAATCCGGCGGCAAGGTCAAAATCCTGCCGATTCCCGATGGCAACGATCGCATTTCCAACGTGCGGATCAAGCCCGGCGGCGACATCTTCAAAGAAGCCACGGAAGCCGGTGCTGCCGGTCTGGCCTACATTCGCGTCCGTGAAAACGGCGAGATCGACACGATTGGCGCGATCAAAGACAACCTCAGTGATGAGCAGAAAGCTGAGATCCTCCGTCGCACTCAGGCACAACCCGGAACGCTGTTGCTATTTGGAGCAGGGAGCACCGACATCGTCAACAAGTCCCTCGATCGCGTCCGCCAATTCTTGGGTAAAGAGTTGGGATTGATCGATCCCGAGGCACTCAACTTGCTCTGGGTCGTGGACTTCCCGATGGTCGAGTGGAATGCCGATGAGAAGCGCTACGAAGCGCTACACCACCCCTTCACGGCCCCCAATCCTCAAGATCTAGAAGACCTGACAACGGCGCGAGCCCAAGCCTACGACATCGTCCTCAATGGCTTGGAAATTGGCGGCGGTAGTCTGCGGATTTACCAACGCGACATTCAAGAACGGGTGTTTGAAACGATCGGCCTGTCCCACGAGGAAGCCCAAGCTAAATTTGGATTCCTACTGGAAGCCTTCGACTTTGGTACTCCACCCCACGGCGGCATCGCCTACGGTCTCGATCGCCTTGTGATGTTGCTGACCGGCGAAGAATCGATCCGTGATGCGATCGCCTTCCCGAAAACGCAGCAAGCCCGCTGTCTGTTGACCGAAGCGCCGGCTGATGTCAGCGATCGCCAGCTCAAAGAACTCTACGTCGCCTCCACTTGGCAACCGCCGATCAAAGAACGCGACTAA
- a CDS encoding ABC transporter ATP-binding protein, whose translation MNDLFRLWSHLAPRRRRQLILLQLLILGSSLAELSSLGSILPFLTALAQPEQLLQYRWLQPIAQRLSIDSPRELIPWVTGVFVATVIISNGLQLLTLNVRVRLAFRIGSDLSRAVFRGILYQPYPFHVRHNSSSLIAEITHDVNGVVSSVIQPLLQLNASVVVIAALLTGLLLLTPELTIAAALILGSTYSAVYWLNRQRLLRFSRLKSENSRLVLKILQESLGGIRDVLLDGSQGLFEDLYRRFDYNYRRSQEARMLIAESPRFVITGIAIVSIALMAQILASQERGFAEALPILGGFALGSYRLLSPLQQGFAAIATIRSDAMALSAVLTALDRPLQSSSTAIAPRPLTLERSLQFESVRFRYGETGPWILDQLDLTIPACSTVAFVGSTGSGKSTTADLILGLLQPVEGTIWIDDRPLQSPETIRAWQQAIAHVPQSIFLADGTIAENIAFGIPPKRIDRDRVRQAAEWAQIAEFIEALPRGYDEAIGERGVRLSGGQRQRIGIARALYRRASVLVLDEATSALDNATESAVMAALQELSRNLTVILIAHRLSTVERCDRIFEFSQGKVIASGTYAELLERSTSFQRLAQHDSDSLG comes from the coding sequence TTGAACGATCTGTTTCGCCTCTGGTCTCACCTCGCGCCACGCCGACGGCGGCAGCTAATTCTGTTGCAACTGCTGATTTTGGGTTCCAGTTTGGCGGAGCTAAGCAGTCTCGGGTCTATCCTGCCCTTTCTGACTGCTTTGGCCCAGCCCGAGCAATTACTGCAGTATCGCTGGCTCCAACCGATCGCCCAGCGCCTCAGCATCGATAGTCCCAGAGAACTGATCCCTTGGGTGACGGGGGTGTTTGTTGCGACCGTCATCATCAGTAATGGCCTACAGCTACTGACCCTAAACGTACGGGTGCGGCTAGCCTTCCGAATTGGCTCCGATCTCAGTCGAGCTGTGTTTCGCGGCATCCTTTACCAGCCCTATCCTTTCCATGTACGCCACAACAGCAGCAGCCTAATTGCGGAGATTACCCACGACGTCAATGGTGTGGTCTCCAGTGTGATTCAACCCCTGCTGCAACTCAATGCCAGTGTGGTGGTGATTGCAGCGTTGCTGACCGGGCTGTTACTCCTGACGCCTGAGTTGACGATTGCTGCAGCCTTAATTCTCGGTTCCACCTACAGTGCCGTCTATTGGCTCAATCGCCAACGCTTGCTCCGCTTTAGCCGCCTCAAATCTGAAAACTCGCGCCTTGTCCTCAAGATCCTGCAGGAGAGCTTGGGCGGTATCCGCGATGTTTTGCTGGATGGCAGTCAAGGTCTATTTGAGGATCTCTACCGCCGCTTCGACTACAACTATCGCCGCAGCCAAGAAGCTCGGATGCTGATTGCAGAGTCGCCGCGCTTCGTGATTACTGGGATCGCGATCGTCAGTATTGCCTTGATGGCCCAGATTTTAGCCAGCCAAGAACGGGGATTTGCTGAGGCCTTACCGATTTTGGGAGGTTTTGCCCTCGGCTCCTATCGGCTGCTGTCGCCCTTACAGCAGGGATTCGCCGCGATCGCCACGATCCGGTCCGATGCTATGGCCTTGAGTGCCGTGCTGACAGCCCTTGATCGCCCTTTACAGTCGTCCTCAACGGCAATCGCCCCGAGGCCCTTGACCCTAGAGCGATCGCTGCAATTTGAGTCTGTGCGTTTCCGCTATGGCGAGACAGGGCCTTGGATTCTCGATCAGCTCGACCTGACCATTCCGGCCTGTAGCACGGTGGCTTTTGTTGGCAGTACTGGCAGCGGCAAGAGCACCACCGCCGATTTAATTCTGGGATTGTTACAACCCGTTGAAGGCACGATTTGGATTGATGACCGCCCCCTGCAGTCCCCCGAGACGATTCGTGCTTGGCAACAGGCGATCGCCCATGTTCCTCAGTCGATTTTTCTGGCGGATGGCACGATCGCTGAGAACATTGCCTTTGGCATTCCTCCCAAACGGATTGATCGCGATCGCGTCAGGCAGGCTGCTGAGTGGGCACAGATTGCTGAGTTTATCGAGGCGCTACCGCGAGGCTACGACGAAGCGATCGGTGAGCGTGGGGTTCGACTGAGCGGCGGTCAGCGGCAACGGATTGGCATTGCCCGGGCTCTCTATCGCCGTGCCTCCGTTTTAGTACTGGATGAGGCTACAAGCGCCTTGGACAATGCGACTGAAAGTGCCGTCATGGCAGCGTTGCAAGAACTCAGCCGCAATCTCACCGTTATCTTGATTGCTCACCGCCTTTCGACAGTCGAGCGCTGCGATCGCATTTTTGAATTTTCTCAAGGCAAAGTGATCGCGAGCGGTACCTATGCGGAACTTCTGGAGCGATCGACCTCTTTCCAACGCTTAGCGCAGCACGATAGTGATTCTCTGGGATGA
- a CDS encoding IS630 transposase-related protein, which produces MPAAYSNDLREKALAAVAAGERKSHVSQIFNISRNTLDLWIKRKAETGSVSPRRSRPGPAGKIRDLEAFRTFVEQHGHLTQEQMAALWPEPISSQTLGRALKRIGFTRKKELRLPRTR; this is translated from the coding sequence ATGCCGGCAGCCTACAGCAATGACCTGAGGGAGAAAGCGCTAGCAGCCGTCGCAGCAGGGGAGCGCAAAAGTCACGTCAGTCAGATATTCAACATCAGTCGCAACACCTTGGACCTGTGGATAAAACGCAAAGCTGAGACCGGCAGCGTCTCACCCCGTCGTTCTCGCCCCGGTCCTGCAGGAAAGATTAGAGACCTTGAAGCTTTTCGAACCTTTGTCGAGCAGCATGGTCATCTCACCCAAGAGCAAATGGCTGCACTCTGGCCAGAGCCCATCAGTAGTCAAACCTTGGGTCGTGCCTTGAAACGGATTGGGTTTACGCGCAAAAAAGAGTTACGGCTACCGCGAACGAGATGA